A section of the Amblyomma americanum isolate KBUSLIRL-KWMA chromosome 2, ASM5285725v1, whole genome shotgun sequence genome encodes:
- the LOC144120667 gene encoding telomere length regulation protein TEL2 homolog, producing MGEHARLSSEAAELAHKLLSHVALGEKTADIQRILNLPPESTLCSADASLYCHFVTALLDNLSANALRNAEEERMFDALVMRCPPEDLLLVLASALRRYSKSYRLDKGTVLLSAFVQGGHLYRLLVGQCHRDASGQSDESSWPALETILVSLPERVVNSRAQNIPDVLTPREYFVSLLNCILRALCHARDEVNRCVDIHVVFLSRLLGRVCTIGQSELVEKQFVPKLVLQCQSDFIFRRICCKIVTCVPDSCLENVIVVLLSALNDYNHVDWFMADSVCTHSKLKYLLATKLPLMRTFSKVTILQNLVGYLASSERRRPIFLDLVKEILSVWGDKTLMKHQSEQQQKYLTSALMISLGHIKITGCGKATADSIMSKLLHGVGSHIASPEEWIRTYGMIVAEQFTAVLQPDGPKLNFEYKLDDDISDLLSLTDVTTKRQDPHIKESLEEVISTEEVKPKAAKANLVQDELDSDDDLEPFDMSHDTPNASKKPMYLRDCMEGLLEQENKDWMESCLKTVSNLIQTCKDELQDVAEELSKILLYLDDKFCTASFDALRHQALVTLAVNSPKTVATYLTDQFYDRNLNIRQRLDILEVLALASNQLASAKAPPTPPRVERTVSNITDTHWKTVVMERVKAKTRIISKGRATTVEPTKNRFSDVAGYFFYPLMSYYDRKENTFDLLGEDSFVLARLIATLGIVQDSAANCPRSAHMAVCLLEFLSALKYHTDACVRDAILFALSVIFINVPVNLLLSSGEQELVEIREWLQMVVVKDSFDACRLKAAQVLQLLVSQVNKEVPVSDK from the coding sequence ATGGGTGAACACGCCAGGTTGAGTTCTGAGGCTGCGGAGCTCGCACACAAGTTGTTATCGCATGTAGCTCTCGGTGAGAAGACCGCAGACATCCAGAGAATTCTGAACTTGCCCCCTGAGTCCACCCTATGCAGTGCCGACGCTTCTCTGTACTGCCATTTCGTGACGGCACTGCTTGATAATCTAAGCGCAAATGCACTGAGAAACGCCGAGGAAGAACGCATGTTCGATGCCCTCGTGATGCGCTGTCCTCCCGAAGACTTGCTTCTCGTCTTGGCTTCTGCACTTCGACGCTACAGCAAGAGCTACAGACTTGACAAAGGGACAGTACTTCTTAGCGCGTTTGTGCAAGGAGGCCATCTTTACAGACTCTTGGTTGGACAGTGTCACCGAGACGCATCAGGCCAGTCTGACGAGTCGTCATGGCCCGCGCTCGAGACAATTCTCGTGTCACTTCCCGAGCGGGTCGTAAACAGTCGCGCTCAAAATATCCCGGATGTCTTGACGCCGCGGGAGTACTTCGTGTCTCTTCTCAACTGCATACTTCGAGCTTTATGTCACGCCCGTGATGAAGTGAATCGTTGCGTCGATATTCACGTGGTGTTTTTGAGTCGGCTTCTGGGTCGAGTTTGCACTATTGGGCAGTCAGAACTGGTTGAAAAGCAGTTTGTTCCAAAGCTAGTGCTCCAGTGCCAGAGCGACTTTATTTTTCGGCGCATCTGCTGTAAAATCGTCACTTGTGTCCCAGACAGCTGTTTGGAGAATGTGATTGTCGTTCTGCTTTCAGCACTTAATGACTACAACCATGTTGACTGGTTCATGGCCGACTCAGTGTGTACTCACAGCAAACTCAAATATCTTCTTGCCACGAAGCTTCCGCTGATGAGAACGTTTAGCAAAGTCACTATACTGCAAAATCTTGTTGGGTACCTTGCGTCGTCTGAAAGGCGGAGGCCGATATTCTTGGATCTTGTGAAAGAGATCCTTAGTGTGTGGGGAGACAAGACATTGATGAAGCATCAGAGTgaacagcagcagaagtaccTGACAAGTGCGCTGATGATATCTCTTGGGCATATTAAAATAACTGGGTGTGGAAAAGCTACTGCTGACAGTATCATGTCCAAGCTCCTGCATGGCGTAGGAAGCCACATTGCATCACCAGAGGAGTGGATAAGGACATACGGCATGATTGTAGCTGAACAGTTTACTGCTGTGCTTCAACCTGATGGTCCAAAGTTAAACTTTGAATATAAACTGGATGATGATATCAGCGACTTGTTATCGCTCACAGATGTAACCACAAAACGGCAGGATCCGCACATAAAAGAGAGTCTAGAAGAGGTCATTAGTACTGAGGAAGTAAAGCCCAAGGCAGCAAAAGCCAATCTTGTGCAGGACGAACTGGACAGTGATGATGACCTTGAGCCCTTTGACATGTCTCACGACACACCAAATGCTTCAAAGAAGCCGATGTATCTGCGTGACTGTATGGAAGGACTCTTGGAACAAGAGAACAAGGACTGGATGGAATCTTGCCTGAAGACTGTTAGTAACTTGATTCAGACATGCAAGGATGAACTACAAGATGTTGCTGAAGAACTGTCCAAGATACTGCTTTACCTTGACGACAAGTTCTGCACAGCTAGCTTCGATGCTCTAAGACACCAGGCTCTTGTCACTTTGGCTGTGAACAGTCCTAAAACTGTCGCAACTTACCTGACAGATCAGTTCTACGACAGGAACTTGAACATCAGACAGAGGCTGGATATTCTTGAAGTGCTTGCTTTGGCAAGTAACCAGCTAGCATCAGCTAAAGCACCACCCACACCTCCCAGAGTAGAAAGAACTGTTTCGAACATAACAGATACACATTGGAAAACTGTTGTAATGGAGCGTGTGAAGGCAAAGACCAGGATCATTAGCAAGGGACGAGCAACCACAGTGGAACCTACAAAAAACAGGTTTTCAGATGTTGCCGGATACTTTTTTTACCCACTGATGAGCTACTACGATAGAAAAGAGAACACCTTCGACCTTCTTGGGGAAGATAGCTTTGTTTTAGCTCGTCTCATTGCCACACTTGGGATTGTGCAGGACTCTGCAGCCAACTGCCCCAGGAGTGCCCACATGGCTGTCTGCCTTTTGGAGTTCTTGTCAGCCTTGAAGTACCACACAGACGCATGTGTTCGTGATGCCATTCTTTTTGCACTGTCAGTGATATTCATCAACGTTCCTGTGAACTTACTGCTTTCCAGTGGGGAACAGGAACTTGTCGAGATACGGGAGTGGCTTCAAATGGTTGTAGTGAAGGACTCTTTTGATGCTTGTAGGCTGAAAGCAGCTCAAGTTTTACAGCTCCTTGTTTCACAGGTGAACAAAGAAGTACCGGTTTCAGATAAATAA
- the HPS4 gene encoding Hermansky-Pudlak syndrome 4 protein isoform X1: MIAAAFVIWFAASTALDWASGYLSALSDYLGAAATMTQRREAVVAPAPRKLEDAVAAIAVPWKWDILHRWKPGRRMEPSGSPATADLLQTHKVTGEEHSLGDRLLIVYDRDLCIKEEDDPNDAIVFFHPADVPTAQKCELSCQLVGVVHFFDSCFDTPRAVELWNTRVAIRVLANYVVVLGGTKNLADYILQQQADMLLRLLRFYHKSFPDMIQGYSGGEPFAARVREFCNSCLPVCCGPKDQLSNLFMAVPTLKLPDAASNVYTKGFALLEGLQKMPGVLASCVLFDERQVLFAWLLRKKGLYECGTYQRFIKIVLASQFTPEITHLLLLAATSKNRLSMQDVPVKYPIPPAVRLVNVYLETPWLRDLAVINKQSNESPKELDKYVEGPVDDRKLSTGSLHSIQDPDGQHAEKYPPAQEDKDKEMERADSLSDVDSTMSSQETNRSSSCAPLIPAVLQATGKQSLPDSDFLSDFDSAEDTDFTGPYASLKRLTELQDTVADCLRISQENLATDKRRRRRAASRKSKRDLRKYVSKPDLRSILRDIDEAQGQECQESRVSAGAYRCDDTNIFQDYDAGIGFDAAGLFYQAQMMHTPSLLSHHNSQRSKVTTMSKQVTTRQPQSQLLYDLYTKKFQRALTKFGEMCSSLGRSKERSVKQGLFSSLRNTCESRPEPEVTDAQELLRQDNGFELPPVVQVELGEALDVPIEETNPVYRKREAGDGAGSPQPNGAPAQEQPKHESERLCSADSRDQRSVTEGDTSRTGAQCELRRSTLFIQRYCNMACLVLLSDAAEENEHFIYSLWKRCIAELGDLEVAARSWQHQDSQPTNGTKGAEVCFNSKLCSLRGTLDAQEEVKKQHIQLIQSAHGEFLRSSSINNINALSLGKTWIQATRSEDHESFKVMTDDKDFLLTPTV, from the exons TGGAGGACGCCGTGGCCGCTATTGCTGTGCCCTGGAAGTGGGACATCCTGCACCGGTGGAAGCCCGGCCGCCGTATGGAGCCAAGTGGCAGCCCTGCGACCGCGGACCTCTTGCAGACGCACAAGGTGACCGGCGAGGAACACAG cCTCGGAGACCGCCTGCTCATCGTGTACGACCGAGACCTGTGCATCAAGGAAGAGGACGACCCGAACGACGCCATCGTCTTCTTTCACCCGGCCGAT GTGCCGACGGCCCAGAAGTGCGAGCTGAGCTGCCAGCTGGTGGGCGTGGTGCATTTCTTCGATTCGTGCTTCGACACACCTCGAGCCGTAGAGCTCTGGAACACCAGGGTCGCCATACGGGTACTGGCCAACTACGTCGTC GTTCTTGGTGGGACCAAAAATTTAGCAGACTACATACTGCAGCAACAAGCAGACATGCTCCTTCGTTTGCTCCGGTTTTATCACAAGAGTTTTCCTGATATGATACAG GGCTATTCCGGCGGGGAGCCGTTCGCTGCGCGGGTGCGCGAGTTCTGCAACTCGTGTTTGCCAGTGTGTTGCGGTCCCAAGGACCAACTCTCCAACCTCTTCATGGCAGTGCCTACGCTGAAACTGCCGGAT GCCGCATCAAACGTCTACACGAAGGGCTTCGCACTGCTCGAAGGTCTACAAAAGATGCCCGGCGTGCTCGCCAGCTGTGTTCTCTTCGATGAAAGGCAAGTTCTGTTCGCATGGCTATTACGCAAGAAAGGTCTTTATGAGTGCGGCACTTACCAAAGATTTATCAAGAT AGTTCTTGCAAGTCAGTTTACTCCGGAGATCACGCACTTGCTGCTCTTAGCGGCTACATCTAAAAATAGG CTCTCCATGCAAGATGTCCCGGTGAAATACCCCATACCTCCCGCCGTACGCCTGGTGAACGTCTACCTCGAAACCCCGTGGCTCCGGGACCTGGCCGTCATCAACAAGCAGTCGAACGAGAGCCCCAAGGAGCTGGACAAGTACGTCGAAGGACCGGTCGACGACAGAAAGCTCTCGACAGGGAGCCTACACTCAATCCAGGACCCAGACGGCCAACACGCCGAAAAGTACCCGCCGGCCCAAGAGGACAAGGACAAGGAGATGGAGAGAGCAGACTCTCTGAGCGACGTCGACTCTACCATGTCCTCGCAGGAGACCAACCGGTCGTCTAGCTGCGCGCCGCTCATCCCGGCCGTGCTGCAGGCGACGGGTAAACAGAGCCTACCGGACAGCGACTTCCTCTCCGACTTCGACTCGGCAGAAGACACGGACTTCACGGGACCGTACGCCAGCCTGAAACGTCTCACCGAGCTTCAGGACACGGTCGCGGATTGTCTCCGAATTTCCCAGGAAAACCTGGCGACGGACAAACGACGAAGGAGAAGAGCGGCTAGCAGGAAATCAAAGAGGGACCTCAGGAAGTACGTGTCCAAGCCAGACTTGCGCAGCATCCTGAGGGACATCGATGAGGCGCAAGGTCAGGAGTGCCAGGAAAGTCGCGTCAGCGCCGGGGCGTACCGCTGCGACGATACAAACATCTTCCAGGACTACGATGCAGGCATTGGGTTCGACGCTGCGGGACTCTTCTATCAAGCGCAGATGATGCACACGCCTTCTCTCCTCAGTCACCATAACagtcagaggtcaaaggtcacAACGATGTCGAAGCAGGTCACGACGCGGCAGCCGCAAAGTCAACTCTTGTACGACCTGTACACGAAGAAGTTTCAACGGGCGCTCACGAAATTTGGGGAAATGTGTTCCTCCCTTGGTCGAAGTAAGGAAAGGTCCGTAAAGCAGGGTCTGTTTAGCAGCCTCCGAAACACATGCGAGAGCCGACCCGAACCTGAGGTAACAGACGCACAAGAACTGCTTCGGCAGGATAACGGCTTCGAACTGCCACCGGTAGTTCAAGTTGAACTTGGCGAAGCGCTCGACGTCCCCATTGAGGAGACTAACCCGGTCTATAGAAAACGGGAAGCCGGTGACGGCGCCGGAAGTCCTCAGCCGAACGGTGCTCCTGCGCAAGAACAACCCAAACATGAAAGCGAACGCCTGTGCAGTGCCGACAGCCGTGACCAGCGCTCAGTGACCGAAGGTGACACTTCAAGGACAGGCGCCCAGTGTGAGTTGAGGAGGTCAACGCTGTTCATACAGAGGTACTGCAACATGGCGTGTCTGGTGTTGCTGTCCGATGCAGCAGAAGAAAATGAGCACTTCATCTATTCACTG TGGAAAAGATGTATTGCTGAACTCGGTGACTTGGAGGTGGCAGCAAGAAGCTGGCAGCACCAGGACTCTCAGCCAACAAATGGTACCAAGGGTGCCGAGGTATGCTTCAACAGCAAGCTGTGCAGCCTCAGAG GCACATTAGATGCACAGGAAGAAGTTAAAAAACAGCATATTCAGTTGATACAATCTGCACATGGCGAGTTTCTCaggagcagcagcatcaacaacaTCAATGCATT GTCACTTGGCAAGACGTGGATACAAGCAACAAGGAGTGAAGACCATGAGAGCTTCAAAGTGATGACTGATGACAAGGATTTTTTATTGACACCAACAGTGTAG
- the HPS4 gene encoding Hermansky-Pudlak syndrome 4 protein isoform X3 → MGHRFLDNTPFVEDAVAAIAVPWKWDILHRWKPGRRMEPSGSPATADLLQTHKVTGEEHSLGDRLLIVYDRDLCIKEEDDPNDAIVFFHPADVPTAQKCELSCQLVGVVHFFDSCFDTPRAVELWNTRVAIRVLANYVVVLGGTKNLADYILQQQADMLLRLLRFYHKSFPDMIQGYSGGEPFAARVREFCNSCLPVCCGPKDQLSNLFMAVPTLKLPDAASNVYTKGFALLEGLQKMPGVLASCVLFDERQVLFAWLLRKKGLYECGTYQRFIKIVLASQFTPEITHLLLLAATSKNRLSMQDVPVKYPIPPAVRLVNVYLETPWLRDLAVINKQSNESPKELDKYVEGPVDDRKLSTGSLHSIQDPDGQHAEKYPPAQEDKDKEMERADSLSDVDSTMSSQETNRSSSCAPLIPAVLQATGKQSLPDSDFLSDFDSAEDTDFTGPYASLKRLTELQDTVADCLRISQENLATDKRRRRRAASRKSKRDLRKYVSKPDLRSILRDIDEAQGQECQESRVSAGAYRCDDTNIFQDYDAGIGFDAAGLFYQAQMMHTPSLLSHHNSQRSKVTTMSKQVTTRQPQSQLLYDLYTKKFQRALTKFGEMCSSLGRSKERSVKQGLFSSLRNTCESRPEPEVTDAQELLRQDNGFELPPVVQVELGEALDVPIEETNPVYRKREAGDGAGSPQPNGAPAQEQPKHESERLCSADSRDQRSVTEGDTSRTGAQCELRRSTLFIQRYCNMACLVLLSDAAEENEHFIYSLWKRCIAELGDLEVAARSWQHQDSQPTNGTKGAEVCFNSKLCSLRGTLDAQEEVKKQHIQLIQSAHGEFLRSSSINNINALSLGKTWIQATRSEDHESFKVMTDDKDFLLTPTV, encoded by the exons TGGAGGACGCCGTGGCCGCTATTGCTGTGCCCTGGAAGTGGGACATCCTGCACCGGTGGAAGCCCGGCCGCCGTATGGAGCCAAGTGGCAGCCCTGCGACCGCGGACCTCTTGCAGACGCACAAGGTGACCGGCGAGGAACACAG cCTCGGAGACCGCCTGCTCATCGTGTACGACCGAGACCTGTGCATCAAGGAAGAGGACGACCCGAACGACGCCATCGTCTTCTTTCACCCGGCCGAT GTGCCGACGGCCCAGAAGTGCGAGCTGAGCTGCCAGCTGGTGGGCGTGGTGCATTTCTTCGATTCGTGCTTCGACACACCTCGAGCCGTAGAGCTCTGGAACACCAGGGTCGCCATACGGGTACTGGCCAACTACGTCGTC GTTCTTGGTGGGACCAAAAATTTAGCAGACTACATACTGCAGCAACAAGCAGACATGCTCCTTCGTTTGCTCCGGTTTTATCACAAGAGTTTTCCTGATATGATACAG GGCTATTCCGGCGGGGAGCCGTTCGCTGCGCGGGTGCGCGAGTTCTGCAACTCGTGTTTGCCAGTGTGTTGCGGTCCCAAGGACCAACTCTCCAACCTCTTCATGGCAGTGCCTACGCTGAAACTGCCGGAT GCCGCATCAAACGTCTACACGAAGGGCTTCGCACTGCTCGAAGGTCTACAAAAGATGCCCGGCGTGCTCGCCAGCTGTGTTCTCTTCGATGAAAGGCAAGTTCTGTTCGCATGGCTATTACGCAAGAAAGGTCTTTATGAGTGCGGCACTTACCAAAGATTTATCAAGAT AGTTCTTGCAAGTCAGTTTACTCCGGAGATCACGCACTTGCTGCTCTTAGCGGCTACATCTAAAAATAGG CTCTCCATGCAAGATGTCCCGGTGAAATACCCCATACCTCCCGCCGTACGCCTGGTGAACGTCTACCTCGAAACCCCGTGGCTCCGGGACCTGGCCGTCATCAACAAGCAGTCGAACGAGAGCCCCAAGGAGCTGGACAAGTACGTCGAAGGACCGGTCGACGACAGAAAGCTCTCGACAGGGAGCCTACACTCAATCCAGGACCCAGACGGCCAACACGCCGAAAAGTACCCGCCGGCCCAAGAGGACAAGGACAAGGAGATGGAGAGAGCAGACTCTCTGAGCGACGTCGACTCTACCATGTCCTCGCAGGAGACCAACCGGTCGTCTAGCTGCGCGCCGCTCATCCCGGCCGTGCTGCAGGCGACGGGTAAACAGAGCCTACCGGACAGCGACTTCCTCTCCGACTTCGACTCGGCAGAAGACACGGACTTCACGGGACCGTACGCCAGCCTGAAACGTCTCACCGAGCTTCAGGACACGGTCGCGGATTGTCTCCGAATTTCCCAGGAAAACCTGGCGACGGACAAACGACGAAGGAGAAGAGCGGCTAGCAGGAAATCAAAGAGGGACCTCAGGAAGTACGTGTCCAAGCCAGACTTGCGCAGCATCCTGAGGGACATCGATGAGGCGCAAGGTCAGGAGTGCCAGGAAAGTCGCGTCAGCGCCGGGGCGTACCGCTGCGACGATACAAACATCTTCCAGGACTACGATGCAGGCATTGGGTTCGACGCTGCGGGACTCTTCTATCAAGCGCAGATGATGCACACGCCTTCTCTCCTCAGTCACCATAACagtcagaggtcaaaggtcacAACGATGTCGAAGCAGGTCACGACGCGGCAGCCGCAAAGTCAACTCTTGTACGACCTGTACACGAAGAAGTTTCAACGGGCGCTCACGAAATTTGGGGAAATGTGTTCCTCCCTTGGTCGAAGTAAGGAAAGGTCCGTAAAGCAGGGTCTGTTTAGCAGCCTCCGAAACACATGCGAGAGCCGACCCGAACCTGAGGTAACAGACGCACAAGAACTGCTTCGGCAGGATAACGGCTTCGAACTGCCACCGGTAGTTCAAGTTGAACTTGGCGAAGCGCTCGACGTCCCCATTGAGGAGACTAACCCGGTCTATAGAAAACGGGAAGCCGGTGACGGCGCCGGAAGTCCTCAGCCGAACGGTGCTCCTGCGCAAGAACAACCCAAACATGAAAGCGAACGCCTGTGCAGTGCCGACAGCCGTGACCAGCGCTCAGTGACCGAAGGTGACACTTCAAGGACAGGCGCCCAGTGTGAGTTGAGGAGGTCAACGCTGTTCATACAGAGGTACTGCAACATGGCGTGTCTGGTGTTGCTGTCCGATGCAGCAGAAGAAAATGAGCACTTCATCTATTCACTG TGGAAAAGATGTATTGCTGAACTCGGTGACTTGGAGGTGGCAGCAAGAAGCTGGCAGCACCAGGACTCTCAGCCAACAAATGGTACCAAGGGTGCCGAGGTATGCTTCAACAGCAAGCTGTGCAGCCTCAGAG GCACATTAGATGCACAGGAAGAAGTTAAAAAACAGCATATTCAGTTGATACAATCTGCACATGGCGAGTTTCTCaggagcagcagcatcaacaacaTCAATGCATT GTCACTTGGCAAGACGTGGATACAAGCAACAAGGAGTGAAGACCATGAGAGCTTCAAAGTGATGACTGATGACAAGGATTTTTTATTGACACCAACAGTGTAG
- the HPS4 gene encoding Hermansky-Pudlak syndrome 4 protein isoform X2 — protein sequence MIAAAFVIWFAASTALDWASGYLSALSDYLGAAATMTQRREAVVAPAPRKLEDAVAAIAVPWKWDILHRWKPGRRMEPSGSPATADLLQTHKVTGEEHSLGDRLLIVYDRDLCIKEEDDPNDAIVFFHPADVPTAQKCELSCQLVGVVHFFDSCFDTPRAVELWNTRVAIRVLANYVVVLGGTKNLADYILQQQADMLLRLLRFYHKSFPDMIQGYSGGEPFAARVREFCNSCLPVCCGPKDQLSNLFMAVPTLKLPDAASNVYTKGFALLEGLQKMPGVLASCVLFDERVLASQFTPEITHLLLLAATSKNRLSMQDVPVKYPIPPAVRLVNVYLETPWLRDLAVINKQSNESPKELDKYVEGPVDDRKLSTGSLHSIQDPDGQHAEKYPPAQEDKDKEMERADSLSDVDSTMSSQETNRSSSCAPLIPAVLQATGKQSLPDSDFLSDFDSAEDTDFTGPYASLKRLTELQDTVADCLRISQENLATDKRRRRRAASRKSKRDLRKYVSKPDLRSILRDIDEAQGQECQESRVSAGAYRCDDTNIFQDYDAGIGFDAAGLFYQAQMMHTPSLLSHHNSQRSKVTTMSKQVTTRQPQSQLLYDLYTKKFQRALTKFGEMCSSLGRSKERSVKQGLFSSLRNTCESRPEPEVTDAQELLRQDNGFELPPVVQVELGEALDVPIEETNPVYRKREAGDGAGSPQPNGAPAQEQPKHESERLCSADSRDQRSVTEGDTSRTGAQCELRRSTLFIQRYCNMACLVLLSDAAEENEHFIYSLWKRCIAELGDLEVAARSWQHQDSQPTNGTKGAEVCFNSKLCSLRGTLDAQEEVKKQHIQLIQSAHGEFLRSSSINNINALSLGKTWIQATRSEDHESFKVMTDDKDFLLTPTV from the exons TGGAGGACGCCGTGGCCGCTATTGCTGTGCCCTGGAAGTGGGACATCCTGCACCGGTGGAAGCCCGGCCGCCGTATGGAGCCAAGTGGCAGCCCTGCGACCGCGGACCTCTTGCAGACGCACAAGGTGACCGGCGAGGAACACAG cCTCGGAGACCGCCTGCTCATCGTGTACGACCGAGACCTGTGCATCAAGGAAGAGGACGACCCGAACGACGCCATCGTCTTCTTTCACCCGGCCGAT GTGCCGACGGCCCAGAAGTGCGAGCTGAGCTGCCAGCTGGTGGGCGTGGTGCATTTCTTCGATTCGTGCTTCGACACACCTCGAGCCGTAGAGCTCTGGAACACCAGGGTCGCCATACGGGTACTGGCCAACTACGTCGTC GTTCTTGGTGGGACCAAAAATTTAGCAGACTACATACTGCAGCAACAAGCAGACATGCTCCTTCGTTTGCTCCGGTTTTATCACAAGAGTTTTCCTGATATGATACAG GGCTATTCCGGCGGGGAGCCGTTCGCTGCGCGGGTGCGCGAGTTCTGCAACTCGTGTTTGCCAGTGTGTTGCGGTCCCAAGGACCAACTCTCCAACCTCTTCATGGCAGTGCCTACGCTGAAACTGCCGGAT GCCGCATCAAACGTCTACACGAAGGGCTTCGCACTGCTCGAAGGTCTACAAAAGATGCCCGGCGTGCTCGCCAGCTGTGTTCTCTTCGATGAAAG AGTTCTTGCAAGTCAGTTTACTCCGGAGATCACGCACTTGCTGCTCTTAGCGGCTACATCTAAAAATAGG CTCTCCATGCAAGATGTCCCGGTGAAATACCCCATACCTCCCGCCGTACGCCTGGTGAACGTCTACCTCGAAACCCCGTGGCTCCGGGACCTGGCCGTCATCAACAAGCAGTCGAACGAGAGCCCCAAGGAGCTGGACAAGTACGTCGAAGGACCGGTCGACGACAGAAAGCTCTCGACAGGGAGCCTACACTCAATCCAGGACCCAGACGGCCAACACGCCGAAAAGTACCCGCCGGCCCAAGAGGACAAGGACAAGGAGATGGAGAGAGCAGACTCTCTGAGCGACGTCGACTCTACCATGTCCTCGCAGGAGACCAACCGGTCGTCTAGCTGCGCGCCGCTCATCCCGGCCGTGCTGCAGGCGACGGGTAAACAGAGCCTACCGGACAGCGACTTCCTCTCCGACTTCGACTCGGCAGAAGACACGGACTTCACGGGACCGTACGCCAGCCTGAAACGTCTCACCGAGCTTCAGGACACGGTCGCGGATTGTCTCCGAATTTCCCAGGAAAACCTGGCGACGGACAAACGACGAAGGAGAAGAGCGGCTAGCAGGAAATCAAAGAGGGACCTCAGGAAGTACGTGTCCAAGCCAGACTTGCGCAGCATCCTGAGGGACATCGATGAGGCGCAAGGTCAGGAGTGCCAGGAAAGTCGCGTCAGCGCCGGGGCGTACCGCTGCGACGATACAAACATCTTCCAGGACTACGATGCAGGCATTGGGTTCGACGCTGCGGGACTCTTCTATCAAGCGCAGATGATGCACACGCCTTCTCTCCTCAGTCACCATAACagtcagaggtcaaaggtcacAACGATGTCGAAGCAGGTCACGACGCGGCAGCCGCAAAGTCAACTCTTGTACGACCTGTACACGAAGAAGTTTCAACGGGCGCTCACGAAATTTGGGGAAATGTGTTCCTCCCTTGGTCGAAGTAAGGAAAGGTCCGTAAAGCAGGGTCTGTTTAGCAGCCTCCGAAACACATGCGAGAGCCGACCCGAACCTGAGGTAACAGACGCACAAGAACTGCTTCGGCAGGATAACGGCTTCGAACTGCCACCGGTAGTTCAAGTTGAACTTGGCGAAGCGCTCGACGTCCCCATTGAGGAGACTAACCCGGTCTATAGAAAACGGGAAGCCGGTGACGGCGCCGGAAGTCCTCAGCCGAACGGTGCTCCTGCGCAAGAACAACCCAAACATGAAAGCGAACGCCTGTGCAGTGCCGACAGCCGTGACCAGCGCTCAGTGACCGAAGGTGACACTTCAAGGACAGGCGCCCAGTGTGAGTTGAGGAGGTCAACGCTGTTCATACAGAGGTACTGCAACATGGCGTGTCTGGTGTTGCTGTCCGATGCAGCAGAAGAAAATGAGCACTTCATCTATTCACTG TGGAAAAGATGTATTGCTGAACTCGGTGACTTGGAGGTGGCAGCAAGAAGCTGGCAGCACCAGGACTCTCAGCCAACAAATGGTACCAAGGGTGCCGAGGTATGCTTCAACAGCAAGCTGTGCAGCCTCAGAG GCACATTAGATGCACAGGAAGAAGTTAAAAAACAGCATATTCAGTTGATACAATCTGCACATGGCGAGTTTCTCaggagcagcagcatcaacaacaTCAATGCATT GTCACTTGGCAAGACGTGGATACAAGCAACAAGGAGTGAAGACCATGAGAGCTTCAAAGTGATGACTGATGACAAGGATTTTTTATTGACACCAACAGTGTAG